From Paenibacillus physcomitrellae, the proteins below share one genomic window:
- the trmD gene encoding tRNA (guanosine(37)-N1)-methyltransferase TrmD: MRVDVLTLFPEMFTGVFGSSILGKAQEKGLVSLKAINFRDYSESKHGTVDDTPYGGGGGMVLKPEPIFRAVEALLNEQAAHSSQGEPGQCLSGPKRPPRVILLCPQGESFTQAKAEELAREDHLIMICGHYEGYDERIREHLVTDEISVGDYVLTGGELPAMVVTDSVVRLLPGVLGNETSAVTDSFSTGLLEYPHYTRPVEYQGWKVPDILLSGHHSNIEAWRRKEALRRTWERRPDLLDKLELTKQDKQWLAEIQTAEGQKPKA; encoded by the coding sequence ATGCGTGTCGATGTACTGACCCTTTTCCCCGAGATGTTTACAGGTGTCTTCGGATCAAGTATTCTGGGCAAAGCGCAGGAGAAAGGCCTTGTATCCTTAAAAGCCATCAACTTCAGGGACTATTCCGAAAGCAAACACGGCACTGTTGATGATACGCCCTATGGCGGCGGCGGGGGGATGGTGCTGAAGCCGGAACCGATCTTCCGGGCGGTCGAAGCGCTGCTGAATGAGCAGGCGGCCCATTCTTCTCAAGGCGAGCCGGGACAATGCCTGAGCGGACCTAAGCGGCCGCCAAGGGTTATTTTGCTTTGTCCTCAGGGAGAGTCGTTTACGCAGGCTAAAGCGGAGGAGCTGGCCCGTGAGGACCATCTGATCATGATCTGTGGTCATTACGAAGGCTATGATGAGCGGATTCGCGAGCATCTGGTGACGGACGAAATCTCCGTTGGCGATTATGTGCTGACCGGCGGAGAGCTTCCAGCCATGGTGGTGACGGACAGTGTTGTCCGCTTGCTCCCAGGCGTGCTCGGCAATGAGACCAGTGCGGTGACCGATTCGTTCAGCACGGGTCTGCTGGAGTATCCGCATTATACCCGTCCGGTCGAATACCAGGGCTGGAAGGTGCCGGATATTCTGCTCAGCGGCCATCACAGCAATATTGAAGCCTGGCGGCGCAAAGAAGCCCTGAGACGCACCTGGGAGCGCCGCCCCGACCTGCTGGACAAGCTGGAGCTGACCAAGCAGGACAAGCAGTGGCTGGCGGAAATCCAAACGGCTGAGGGGCAGAAACCGAAAGCTTAG
- the rimM gene encoding ribosome maturation factor RimM (Essential for efficient processing of 16S rRNA), with the protein MSEALLSVGKIVNTHGIRGELKILSSTDFPDVRFAEGNRLLFVNPESGQQVPVTVQMSRPNKGTFILKFKEFGNINEVEKFKGWDLKVTKDQTIELEPDEYYFHEIIGCQVVTEEGEELGTITEILRPGANDVWVVKMKNGKQLLLPVIDDVVLDVDVPEKLVKIHLMEGLL; encoded by the coding sequence ATGTCAGAAGCTTTATTATCGGTTGGCAAAATTGTCAATACACACGGCATTCGCGGTGAGCTTAAAATATTGTCCAGCACGGATTTTCCGGATGTCCGTTTCGCTGAGGGAAACCGTCTGCTGTTCGTGAATCCAGAAAGCGGACAGCAAGTTCCGGTTACGGTGCAAATGTCCCGCCCCAATAAAGGGACGTTCATTCTTAAATTTAAGGAATTCGGCAACATTAATGAAGTCGAGAAATTCAAAGGCTGGGATCTCAAGGTAACCAAGGATCAGACCATTGAGCTTGAGCCTGACGAATATTATTTCCATGAAATCATCGGCTGTCAAGTGGTCACGGAAGAAGGCGAAGAGCTGGGGACGATTACGGAGATTTTACGGCCGGGCGCCAACGATGTTTGGGTAGTCAAAATGAAGAACGGCAAGCAGCTGCTGCTGCCGGTTATCGATGATGTAGTGCTGGACGTGGATGTGCCAGAGAAATTGGTGAAAATCCATCTCATGGAAGGGTTGCTGTAA
- a CDS encoding KH domain-containing protein gives MEQLVGVIAKALVDHPEDVRVSVVEKENLVVYELTVHPDDVGKVIGKQGRIAKALRTVVTSAAVKMDKRVTVDIIS, from the coding sequence GTGGAGCAATTAGTCGGCGTTATTGCGAAGGCTTTAGTTGATCATCCGGAGGATGTCCGTGTAAGCGTCGTGGAGAAAGAGAATCTGGTTGTTTATGAACTGACCGTACATCCTGATGATGTTGGGAAAGTCATTGGCAAGCAGGGCCGAATCGCCAAGGCGCTTCGCACGGTAGTGACTTCAGCAGCTGTAAAGATGGACAAACGGGTTACCGTGGACATCATATCTTAA
- a CDS encoding YkvA family protein, protein MKSFDLDKSSYDPKQEETVRKRFFQKLKSAAGKIPFTKDAVALYYCAMDPKTPLYAKGVALAALVYFISPIDAIPDVIAGLGFTDDAGAILTAIKVLGNQITDEHREKAANFFHGKRSNSNE, encoded by the coding sequence ATGAAGTCGTTTGATTTGGATAAATCGTCCTATGACCCCAAGCAGGAGGAAACGGTCCGCAAACGTTTCTTTCAAAAGCTGAAATCGGCGGCTGGGAAAATTCCGTTCACCAAAGACGCTGTCGCTCTTTATTACTGCGCCATGGATCCTAAAACTCCGCTTTATGCCAAGGGCGTTGCTTTAGCGGCCTTGGTTTACTTTATTTCGCCTATTGACGCGATCCCCGACGTTATTGCGGGACTTGGCTTTACCGACGATGCCGGAGCGATTCTGACGGCGATCAAGGTGCTCGGGAATCAGATTACGGATGAGCATAGGGAGAAGGCCGCGAACTTTTTTCATGGAAAACGGTCCAATAGCAACGAATAA
- the ffh gene encoding signal recognition particle protein, which yields MAFEGLTTRLQNVFSKLRGKGKVSEEDVNEAMREVRLALLEADVNFKVVKEFISKVKEKAVGSEVMGSFTPGMVIIDIVNKELTDLMGGTQAKLARSNKPPTVIMMAGLQGAGKTTTSAKLAKMLLKGNHRPLMVAGDIYRPAAIKQLQVLGEQIKVPVFALGDGVSPVEIARQALEHAKENGNDYLIIDTAGRLHVDEELMEELKQIHATVTPDEVLLVVDAMTGQDAVNVAESFHAQLALTGVVLTKLDGDTRGGAALSVKAVTGCPIKFASLGEKIDALEPFHPERMASRILGMGDMLSLIEKAQSSIDADKAKEMERKMRNAEFTFDDFLEQMDQVKKLGPIDQIMDMIPGMGKVKQMKDVKVDEKQMGRVEAIVRSMTKEEKQNPDLINHSRRKRIAAGSGSNLADVNRLIKQFDEMRRMMKQLSDMMGGPKSGKAAKMLRGMQGKAGKGMKFPFR from the coding sequence ATGGCATTTGAAGGCTTAACAACACGTCTGCAGAACGTATTCAGCAAGCTGAGAGGCAAAGGCAAGGTTTCGGAGGAAGACGTTAACGAAGCGATGCGTGAAGTGCGCCTTGCCCTGCTGGAAGCGGACGTTAACTTTAAAGTCGTTAAGGAATTCATATCCAAGGTCAAAGAGAAAGCTGTCGGCAGCGAGGTTATGGGCAGTTTTACTCCGGGCATGGTCATCATCGACATCGTCAACAAGGAATTAACCGATTTGATGGGCGGAACGCAGGCGAAGCTGGCCCGCAGCAATAAGCCGCCGACTGTCATCATGATGGCGGGTCTGCAGGGTGCTGGTAAGACGACAACCTCCGCGAAGCTGGCCAAGATGCTGCTTAAAGGCAATCACCGGCCGCTGATGGTAGCCGGCGATATTTACCGTCCTGCGGCGATCAAACAGCTCCAGGTGCTTGGGGAGCAGATTAAAGTTCCTGTGTTTGCCTTAGGAGATGGCGTCAGTCCGGTTGAGATTGCCAGACAAGCTTTAGAGCATGCCAAAGAGAACGGCAACGATTATCTGATCATCGATACGGCCGGCCGCCTGCATGTGGATGAAGAGCTGATGGAAGAGCTCAAGCAGATCCATGCAACGGTAACGCCGGACGAAGTACTGCTGGTTGTCGATGCCATGACCGGTCAAGATGCGGTGAACGTGGCGGAAAGCTTCCATGCTCAGCTTGCGCTGACAGGGGTCGTATTGACCAAGCTTGACGGCGATACTCGCGGCGGTGCGGCATTGTCGGTTAAAGCCGTTACAGGCTGCCCGATCAAATTTGCCTCGCTGGGTGAGAAGATTGACGCGCTGGAGCCTTTCCATCCGGAGCGGATGGCTTCCCGGATCTTGGGGATGGGCGATATGCTGTCTCTGATCGAGAAAGCCCAGTCCAGCATCGACGCGGACAAAGCGAAGGAAATGGAGCGCAAAATGCGCAACGCCGAATTTACGTTCGATGATTTTCTGGAGCAGATGGACCAGGTCAAGAAGCTTGGACCGATTGACCAGATCATGGACATGATCCCGGGCATGGGCAAAGTGAAGCAGATGAAAGACGTGAAGGTTGATGAGAAACAAATGGGACGCGTCGAAGCCATCGTCCGCTCGATGACGAAGGAAGAGAAGCAGAACCCGGATCTCATCAATCACAGCCGGCGTAAGCGGATTGCGGCGGGCAGCGGCTCGAATTTGGCCGATGTTAATCGCCTGATCAAACAGTTCGATGAGATGCGGCGGATGATGAAGCAGCTTTCGGACATGATGGGCGGACCTAAATCCGGCAAAGCGGCGAAGATGCTGCGCGGTATGCAGGGGAAAGCAGGCAAAGGCATGAAATTCCCTTTCCGTTAA
- the rpsP gene encoding 30S ribosomal protein S16 — protein MAVRIRLKRMGAHKAPFYRVVVSNSRSPRDGRFIEEIGYYNPTTVPAVVNIDEEKALKWLQDGAQASDTVRNLLSKAGVMKKFHESKLQK, from the coding sequence ATGGCAGTTCGTATTCGTTTGAAACGTATGGGTGCTCACAAAGCTCCTTTCTACCGTGTGGTGGTTTCGAATTCCCGTTCCCCACGTGACGGCCGCTTTATCGAAGAAATCGGTTACTACAACCCGACTACAGTACCGGCAGTAGTGAATATCGATGAAGAGAAAGCTCTGAAATGGTTGCAGGATGGCGCACAAGCTTCCGATACTGTTCGCAACTTGCTTAGCAAAGCGGGCGTTATGAAGAAGTTCCATGAGTCCAAATTGCAAAAATAA